A portion of the Podospora pseudoanserina strain CBS 124.78 chromosome 2, whole genome shotgun sequence genome contains these proteins:
- a CDS encoding hypothetical protein (CAZy:GH10; COG:G; EggNog:ENOG503NVX1), producing MRLSTSLLAAAGAVPLATAQLHELAVKAGLQYFGAATDTPGFREREPYPESYSQYDAILEDPKEFGQTTPTNGQKWLFVEPEPGVFNFTEGDYVADLANRTNKILRCHALVWHSQLAPWVETTEWTKEGLREAIVRHITEVAGYYRGRCAHWDVLNEALDEDGTYRKSVFYNVLGEEYIRLTFETAAKVDPEAKLYYNDYGIERPASVKTAGAVRLVKMLKDAGIKVDGVGMQAHLHADNHPSEADLINTIGMYKEVVKEVAFTELDVRIKVPVDEQKLQWQSECYQKVVGACVKTKDVCVGITIWDFYDPFSWVPHVFPGNGASLLWFEDFSKHPAYDGMVNYFGELIEAQGGNSTCS from the coding sequence ATGCGTCTCTCCACATCCCTTCTCGCCGCGGCGGGAGCTGTCCCCCTTGCAACCGCCCAGCTCCACGAGCTCGCCGTCAAGGCCGGTCTCCAGTACTTCGGTGCTGCGACTGACACCCCCGGCTTCCGCGAGCGCGAACCCTACCCCGAATCCTATTCCCAATACGACGCCATCCTCGAAGACCCCAAGGAGTTCGGCCAGACGACTCCCACCAACGGCCAGAAATGGCTGTTTGTCGAGCCTGAGCCGGGCGTTTTCAACTTCACTGAGGGTGACTACGTTGCCGATTTGGCCAACAGGACTAACAAGATCCTCCGCTGCCACGCCCTCGTCTGGCACAGCCAGCTTGCCCCTTGGGTTGAGACCACCGAGTGGACCAAAGAGGGTTTGAGGGAGGCAATTGTCAGACATATCACCGAGGTGGCTGGGTATTACCGTGGCCGGTGTGCCCATTGGGATGTGTTGAATGAAGCTCTTGATGAAGACGGGACATACAGGAAGAGCGTGTTTTACAATGTGCTCGGGGAGGAGTACATCCGGCTTACCTTTGAGACTGCTGCCAAGGTCGACCCAGAGGCGAAGTTGTACTACAATGACTACGGAATTGAGAGGCCGGCCAGTGTCAAGACTGCGGGCGCGGTGAGGCTGGTCAAGATGTTGAAGGATGCCGGGATCAAGGTTGATGGCGTGGGGATGCAGGCGCATTTGCATGCGGACAACCACCCGAGTGAGGCGGATTTGATCAACACTATTGGGATGTAtaaggaggtggtgaaggaggtcGCGTTTACCGAGTTGGATGTGAGAATCAAGGTGCCGGTTGATGAGCAGAAGCTGCAGTGGCAGAGTGAGTGCTACCAGAAGGTTGTGGGGGCGTGTGTGAAGACGAAGGATGTTTGTGTGGGTATCACGATTTGGGACTTTTATGACCCTTTTAGCTGGGTGCCGCATGTGTTTCCGGGTAATGGGGCGAGTTTGTTGTGGTTTGAGGACTTTAGCAAGCACCCTGCGTATGATGGGATGGTGAACTACTTTGGGGAGTTGATTGAGGCCCAGGGTGGTAACTCTACGTGCTCGTAG